Part of the Apis mellifera strain DH4 linkage group LG16, Amel_HAv3.1, whole genome shotgun sequence genome, AAATTGGATAGTTACAGTGTCACTTTATTCGAGCAAACCGATCAAGTCGGCGGAACTTGGATATACACCGACGAAACCGATGTCGATAAACACGGATTACCGATTCACAGCAGTATGTACAAAAATCTAAGGTGAGTTAGTTTCTTTTCATTCCTATCTCGATTGATTTCGAGGtattattcgagaaagaacATTTTAAGGTGtacatacattatttattactaattttttaaaatttagaataatcttatttattatatttcagaattaatatttttcattccatttttttgaacattctttcattcttcaatctctcaaatattgaaattgatataacaTAACCtccaaaagatattaaattctttaatagaaattcctttactaaattcatttatcttaGTTTCTTCAGGATTTACATTAAGTTTCGTTGTCTTTTGCAAAACATtttcatcgagaaaaataaattttaaatcgatcagCTAATACtttgattatcgatcgagtatCGTAATTACATTCTTcctttatcaaattaatatctcgtagagagagagatcaaATTAAAAGTCAGAGAAgagtggaaaataattttaataccggAAAGTGTGCAATGTGTACGAAGTGAAAATGTTGGAAACCTGATCGAAACCGCTGCATTCACTCCTTGTTATTCGAAACGATCATTCATCATTTCGAGCTCACGTTGAAAGATTGTATTTGTATACGCGCACCGCGTACACAGTGATCGGGACAGCGATTCAGTGATTCATGTGCATCACTACGTAGACACTATCACATTGCCTCAACCACAACAGACGTACTGCCGCCGCCTTTGGCAATTTCAATATCGGCGTGACATTttcggggagagaaaaaaaatcaatccgCGGCAATAATTAGGGGAAACCGGTAATGTTTACAACTGGTGGATCGAGGAAAAACGCTTGCCGCTCACAACAAGCTTTCACTTTGCGGGCAACATTTGaaagtatatacgtatatgtggTGTACGTATTTCTCATTCGCTGagaggataaaaattaaatgtgtgGCGCGGCGAACacgtaagaaaatttaataaccgTGTCAATGagacgataataaaatttctttcaaacggGGACAAACAGAGGGGTGTCTCGTTGTTtgatctatttttctattcaaacaACTTAcgatcgaaatgaaatttccctCCCCTCGAGGAGGGCCCGAGTTATTTccttaatgaaaataatggaaaGCCAATATGGGAATCTAAATTGGATCCAAGACTTGAATAGACccagtgaaatatatttctaacgaGTGAAGGATAATTAATAACGTTATAATAGTTacgtaattgaaatataaaggcAGTAAATAGCTTTCATAATAATGAATCATTCGAATCGgcattcgaataatatatgatcaatggttttcgtttcatttctatttccatatgccgtatgtgtgtgtatgtacggTATATATGGGAATAATTGCGTTTTACCCAGTCGAGATAAACTTTGCTGACATGAGATACGCTtcttaaaacataataaaacaatCGGTTTGGCAAATTGTTTcggtataaaaaagaaaagaaataataatagtaataatgctCGTTCAAATTGCACTTCGAAATCATTGAGGATACAAATGTTcttctatcaaaaaaaaaaaaaaaaagaaaaagaaaggaaaaaaaacagtagatatttcataaaatgtacgataatatttatgtatcggttagcaataaatattatgaaacggGAGGAAAGACCTTGAAGATATCACGAAACGATCATACACTCGGATTCTACTCTCGGATGGTAGAATCGTATTATGGccaatttagaaaaatgatataatgatcTATCCCTCggtaataacattttatttatcgatagatCGTTATTGGCGATCAAATCctttcatcaaatatatttttctgatgATAAATAGAAGGAGTCAATAATTCAGAATTAATGAATAGGAggattatttaagaatttattatacagtataagcgtataatatataatacagctTTATGCACAAGTATATGAAAGTTCATACATAAGCGTTCGCAATGATTTATGTGTTTATACGTTTTaacgttttaatattaagGCTAACATCATTATGTAAAAGGAAGCATCGTTCTTCTCAACAAATAATGTGTTGTGTGCATGTTGCTCTTATCGAGTTTGATAACGTAAtcggtatataatataaattaaaataataattgatataacgcaattatatatttttataaatattaatatataatcgtatTTAATCTCTCATTCATTtgagatttaattttgttaatggaaatatatgtatatattcatcaGGACGAATCTTCCAAGGGAAATAATGCAGATACCAGATTTTCCAATGAAGGAGGACGATGGATCGTCGTTCGTTCATCACAGTATAATTCGAGAGTATCTTTGGGATTACgcgaaacattttaatttatatcctcATATCAAGGTGATGAAACAACACATTTAACCAAAATTAGCAATCTCTCGATTAACTCTGTTAAGTAATCggtttcgattaatatttttctttccagttGAACACATTGGTGAAACACGTGGAGCCAGAAACTTTACGAAATGGCCAGACGATATGGATGATCACGTATCAGGATTTAGAAACTAAAGTGGAAACGACTAGAACGTTCGACGCCGTTGTCGTGTGCAACGGTCATTACACCGTAGGACACATTCCACGCATCCCAGGCATCGAAAGTTTTCCTGGAGAATCCATACACAGCCATCAGTACAGAGTGCCGGAAATGTTTGCCAGGAAGAAAGTTTGCATTCTGGGCGCATCTTGGTCTGGTATCGATATCGCGATGGAAATCTCTCAATACGCCGAAAAGGTAAACATCGTTTGCGTAATCTCCTTCCAAAGGAATTAtacgttttgaattttttcgtttgaataaaaaacGAACGCACACGCGCGCAGATATATTTAAGCCACAATCTGGCTGAAAGCGTCGGCTCGCAAATGTCGGGCGTCGTAGAGGAGAGGCCTGGAATCCAATCGATTCAAGGGAACATATTCATCTTCCGCGATGGTTCCACTGCTGAAGTAGACAACTTCATATATTGCACCGGTAAAAAGACTTGACTCTCCTTCGTACATATAAGTGTTCGAGGTATCCCAAATTATACGTTAAACGAATCTGATGTCAGGGCCCTGTCGAATTCTCTTCAGGcctgaattgaaaaaagaaagatctaCGATAATCTGAACGttacctctttttttttttctttctttttccgaaTTATTACATTACGCTCCAAATTTTGTCCCTCGGTAGGACCCTGACCCGTCTCGTTCGAGTTTTCAATATGGAAATATGACGGAGATATTAATGTTTTCAGGTTATAAATTTACGTATCCCTTTATGTCGACTAAAGTTGAGATGCGTACGGACGACAACCATGTCGAGCCGATTTACAAACACCTGATACACATGGATTATCCGAATTTATTCGTGATGGGATTGCCAGGAATAGTTATTCCATTTCCCATGTTCCATCTGCAAGCTCAGTATATTTTAGGTATTTTGGAAGGACAGATCAAGCTGCCTTCGACCAAGCAAATGTACGAAGAGTACGAGATGGAGAAGAAAGCTCTTCTCGATCGTGGAATTCCGGTATATACGTTTCATTAATGtgtataacatttaatatttatcgattgtaTAACCGTAATCAATTaacattgattaaaatttaaaaagaaaaaagaagaagaagactaaTGTTTCTGCGTTTTGCAGCTAAGGCATATCGTCAAACTAAAGGAACGGCAATGGGCTTACTACGATGAAATAGCCGCTGCTGCTAAAATTCCAAGCTTCCGTCCAGTAATCAAAAAGATCTACGATCACTCGAACGAAATGCGGGAGAACGATTTCACCACTTACAAGAATTACCAATATCGCATAATCGACGATGAAAATTTCGTAGCTTGTTACTGTAAACCTTGTTAAGGCTTAAACGCGAGGAAACCGGATATTTTcagataatgattattttgaaCTGAATCAACAAGGTTCGCAATTGCTTCGCATTCTCAGTGATACCGCTtgctctttttctttaattaaaaagcgaAAGCACGTCAGCGTCTTTATTTGTCCGGGCCAGAGAATGTTAGTGTATACATTGTCGGCGTAAAACAATTCGTAGGACGCTAGAAACTTCGGACGCGCAAATTCTTTTAAAGTTTCGCATAACTTCTTTAACGGAGCGAGGCGCGTGTCGGGACGAGAATGAATACATATTACGAAATCGTATGCATTAAGTAATGCTTATGGGTGTAGAAATGCGTTTCATGCATTTAAGTGatcatttataaagataaattaacgCGATTGCGAAAATTGCACGTGTACGTGCATAAAGAGCGCGtcaattgtattgtatttgttacttgtatcgattaaaaatgaagTACATTGtacaaactattaaaaaaaatatatatatatatatatttttacaaatgagATAAATACCTGTACGATTAAATTACTatggtataaataaaattattctcattgaaaaattaaattatctatattttatatatatatatttataaaattaaaaattaaaatatattatattatttcattaaatatagaatattagtaagtaaaatatagataatagttTTCGTTAattctgtaaataaatttaaattattgaaaattattttagaaataatgaacgaaacaaatattaaatttagtattttaaatttcgtttgaaTTTCGCGGCAATTTGCAACAAACGAGAAAAGCGCGCGCTTCTGCTCATTTAGTGGTGACATTTGAAGTGATTGGTCGTATAACCTAAGTGtagagtgaaaaatattttatttttacaaataaatttcaagattgttagaataaatggaaaatattcaaagcaaAAGTTCTGTTGCATCAGAAGAAACAGTACAAGAAAGTCATTACGGTccggaagaagagaaagttgAAAAGAAGCTTGTCAATGTTGAAATACTAGATGATGCACCAGCACCAGTTTATCAAATACGTCCCCATTTACATGAGAAGTACTctcattaattacatatattctttatttttgtattttattttgatcgattaagaaatttttaacaattttgatacaatgtttttaattacatgaattaaatttgcttaattatttttaatgttcttTCACAATCAATGATTTCTTATTCtatgtatattctatatattttattatttattatttcatatattattttatttatattttatttgtatcaaaTTTAACGATACAATTGATAATTAGTGATTGATAATGGTTAGAATTTAATGGTtagaattatgaaattcttCTTAGAATTTTCAATAGTTTAACAAAGTATATCTTGATTAGTGTATAATGTGAGATCAAACAagtatattttcgatatagaTTTAAGCCCATGAGCGCTAAAGAAGTTATACATACCGTATTATTCGATCAACTTTCTGAAAAAACTTATAATGCTCAGGATGCTATTCAATGGACTAAAGATATAGCAGatataattagagaaaaaattaaaggtgAAGTTTCTCTTCTTGGTTTaggatttcattaaataatagttaaatacAGTAATAAATGCAAGTCAAATAATTTgagatatcgaataatttattatatacttctagaattaaattttaatcgttataaatatatcgtaaatGTGGTTTTGGGTCAACAATATGGTGCTGGGGTAAAAATGGGAACAAGATGTATTTGGGATGCAGAAGCAGATACATATGCATATGATAGTTTCTTAAATGTAAGggtcataattaattttcactttttaaatgattgtacaattacaatatttggttagaaatataattgatagatagatagatacattttcaaataagaataaaaaaaaactgttaaagatacaatatttcattatgaatgaaaaagattgaaaatatttaagaataaaaatcttaaaagtaATTAGATAAGTAGaagtacaaatataataacattttttcagGATACAATATTCTGTGTGGCTACTGTGTACgctgtatattattattaaaaagtatttatatattttcaagtatGATgccagaaatatttattatgattgtaggattttaaaatatgatacgaATGgtggaagaataaatatattattgatttaatggaATAGATGTTTCATTAAAGTAGAAgctactattatttattaacacatattttatagaattataatggCACTTTTAATTggcaatttttacatatatttaaaaatatttatattcatgtattttataatgcatactcattttttttttatgaaagtgcattatatttacatgtctttatttactaaaattattatagcacCATAATTCAcggtattatttcataattataaaagttttttaaacacGATTGAAGGCACTTTgacatataattatgatttttacttacatttaaatataaatatttgaattattctaaattatgaAACACATATCTTGTgccttttcaaattttcaaagatctaAAAGtcttataaaatctattataatttttgtttaaaattctacaataatataagtatagtaatataaaaactatgtAGGAgtttattattgcattttctttattttgatatcttcaatttttagaaaaattcattaaaactatttttgatCTTatgaaatcttaataaaaatgtaaaatgtttaGTTCATAACAaggcatttttatatataaatattattgtattatataaaaaaatatgaaacatagaatttatataagaagtaTTTAAgagtatttttctaataaagtgaatgaaaaaataaataagttttttttattcctacgAACGCGATAAATGAGGATATGATTTTACACtaaataaaatccaattatataatatatatacaataggATGAAAGCGAAATATCgttcgtataatttattttaattttttcttttattaaaaattaaaataaaaatataactttaccgtttccaaaaattattcaacacgaagatagtaataattaaaaaaagatacatattaaaaataaaataataactacgATACtacatttcatttcttttaattattactctttcaaattaaaattatatcgagtTTTAAACGTGTATTTATTCatcgatataattatcgatatatatatatatatatatatatatatatatatatatatataatatatacataattgttGACAAACaggaaatcaaaaaaatatttgaaatttttactaattattgcgtaacttcttaaaattatttcttctttttttttttttttttttttttaatgttaaaattttttttctacacatATGACGGAAGACTGATCAATTCTGACGCGCGATCGTTTATAACATTAACATGACTAATAGATTGCTCGATCATTTAAaacgtaatattaatattaatattaaaataagttacATAATTACACATGGCAAGGCACAGCAAAGTGGTAGGCAAACGGGTACGACTGCTTTGCCGCTGCTCGATTTCGTTTTGCTTTTTGAAGACGCTTCGTATTCGTATTTTCCCTTGGCTTTTGCCCATCCTCcctgtaatatattatatcatttttatcattttcatcgtATTGATTTATCACGCGCGcaacatgaaaatattatcttaaaaattggaaCCAGAATTATTCatcatcaatatttcattatataatataatactttatatccTAATAACAAGAAAACATTATTCTTGTACTTACACCAGCCTGCGACATAGCCGCGCtatattcttcctttttagTAAACTCTGCAGCTCCCGGAGGATAATAGACCGGCGGTCCCGCgacatttttacttttcactTTCGGCGGTGTGTGGGGCACAAAGTCCACTTCCTTTTTCACTGCCGGCGAGTCCCTCTGTTGttccttctcccttttctcGATATCTTCCAGTACCTCGCGCtaaaaagattgaaacgatttaaaaacgaaaatttatcatcacGACATTttagatatacaaatattaagaaagaacCGTACCTCGGTGTCGGAAAACGACGCCATTAGGTCTTCCAACTTTTTAGGAGGGGTCTGCACGTTGTTAACGGGCTTGGCTCGAACATCCTCGACCGGGAACGGTTTAGGTAACAAAACCTCGTGGTCTTCGGGGTTCTTGTTCGGCGGTATCGTTGTGGTCgtgttcgataatttatatatagcgGTGGATTGCGGCTGGGCGCTAGATTGCGGCGGCGgcgtataataattaaccGGTGTTCCCGGTTTATCGGGTGTCGGGTGTCGTCCGGTGGACGGTGGCCGGCTCGGATAATGTTCCTCGATTCGATTCACAGTGGTGTGGGTCTCGCACACGTTCGCCGGTTGATTCTGGTAAATCACCGTTGTCCCCGGATGATTGTCGCCATTCGGGTACGCCATTCCGTCCACGTGATAATACTTCTCGTTCCTCGCGATCGTCGTTTTGTTCTCTACGGGCGGTGGCGAGCcaggatgatgatgatgatgataggCCGTCGGATGGCTCGGCCTTCCACCGTGATGATGCTCCTCCCGATAGAATTTCGACTCTTGGTGAATCGTGGTCGATTTCTTGGCGACGTCCGTCACAGGTGGCGGCGGGCTGCCGTACCTTGCCGGACCCTTGGACGGCACGTTCTCGGTCACCGTTTGATAGGTTTTGATCGTTTTGTCCGACGTGGTTCCTTTCGGTATCGTGTACGTGATGGTTTGATCGCCCGGCAACACCACGGTCCCTGGCACGTTGCCACCCGGCAGATACGTTTCAGGCGGCCCCGGCAACTCGTACGTGTACGTCTTGATGGTGGTGGTCACTTTCGTGTTCGGACCCGGCGCCAGGTTGATGGGCACAGCTGGCGTCGGCGATGGAACCGGGATGTACTCCACGTTCCCGTATTCTTGGGCAGCGCTCGACGTGTGCACCGTGGTCGTTACGGTGTTTTGTTGTTGTACCGGCTCCGTTTGGTAACCtgggttatttttttttattatcgtttgaataaattaattgttttcggtcccttgaaaattatttaattataagctTACTGCTCGAAGATTCTGCGTGGATGTATTTGACGTCCCTTTGAGCAGCCGGGAGTGGAGATGTTTGCTTCGAACGAGATGTAGAACTGTCATTGTACACCTGAAACGCGgccatccttttttttatatttttttaattcgtgcgtaatttttggaaaaattgtcgCGGGAGACGAAAGTACTCACTAGCTCTCTGTTCACCGATTTGCCAACCGGTTCTATGCCACGTTGCATTGTGCTTTCCTCGTAGGTCCTTTCTCGAATATCATCGCTGCAAAGTGTATTGTAACGTTACACGATGTTGTGTGTATCACGATGCGAAATAAACAATGTTGCCggtaacataatatttaaatgcacAATTTCACGAccgtggaaaaaagaaaaaagtaaagagaagaagaagagggagacGGAAATATCAATTCTCGATTTCAACTCGGTTTAGTTTTCtcgaaactttaataataagagatataattttgttgGCAACGGgttacgataaaataattttagttcgCTTCGGGAAAGAATAGCGCTTACATCATAGCCGCACTGCTGTTCGTTAACGCATTGTCAACCGTCCATGAATCtgaaaaggaaatttcattcgattaatattcgaaaattattattttttttcccctcccctccttttccaattttccttcGAAGCGAGGTCTCGACCATCACCCAGTAACCCAATGACAATGGGGCATCCTTGCTCCTCAATGTCACCGATTTTTCGACTCGATCGGCATCtccattctttcttctcctctccttctccttttctctctcggtCCGTAGCTTGGGACGGAGGGACGGAGAAATCGGGTCAACCTTCTGTTACACGCAACCCTAATATGGATACGGTTGTATATCGTGTGTTACCGCAAAGAACGCACACAACTCTCGGTCGCAACGTCACTTCCATATAGAGAGACGAGCAGCGCGGAAATCTTCTCCGCGCGTATAATGGCGTTGTCGTGTTACCACGGTTTACCGGAACCTCGTAGAATTTCAGAAATTGCGACACCTGAACTAACTAACGCAGCGTCCCCCTTTTCGCGTGCATACGTTTATATTAGGGATAATGTTTCACGGTGGATGAGCGTTTCCCGCGTTTCCTTTCGCTATTTGCTATTTGAATTCGTCTTCTCTCGAATTTATGCGCCAACTTTGGCCCATCGTTATCTTAATTGTACGTTTAATCGAACCGTGCGGATATAACACTCGTCGTTAAACGACGGTTAATAAACGTTTTTATTACAAGCTCTATAAGCTTGTAATTTTTACACAGATTTCTTTTATAGGATAATTCCACTCTTAttgtctattaaatttttctctccagTGTATTTGTGTACGTAATGttcctcgattttttttcttttctaattctaaaCGTATCGAGCTTTTctatcctcctctttctctctcttctcccagAATATCTCGATATCCACAACTCGtagtagaaaataaagaaggaagggaagaagatTATTCACACTGGAacgttatttaacaataattattctatcctTCGTTCCTTTTCCTCATTAGGGGTGGGTATTTAATCCCACGTTTACGTTTAATTTCATTGGCGAGGATCGAGGTTAAATGGGATTCGATTGATGAAAAGGAGGGGCGGCGAACGAACTTACGAACTTACTCCCTCGTTTTCTCGTT contains:
- the LOC726418 gene encoding flavin-containing monooxygenase FMO GS-OX-like 4; the protein is MPSSKTRIAIIGGGVAGLVVARHTTVKLDSYSVTLFEQTDQVGGTWIYTDETDVDKHGLPIHSSMYKNLRTNLPREIMQIPDFPMKEDDGSSFVHHSIIREYLWDYAKHFNLYPHIKLNTLVKHVEPETLRNGQTIWMITYQDLETKVETTRTFDAVVVCNGHYTVGHIPRIPGIESFPGESIHSHQYRVPEMFARKKVCILGASWSGIDIAMEISQYAEKIYLSHNLAESVGSQMSGVVEERPGIQSIQGNIFIFRDGSTAEVDNFIYCTGYKFTYPFMSTKVEMRTDDNHVEPIYKHLIHMDYPNLFVMGLPGIVIPFPMFHLQAQYILGILEGQIKLPSTKQMYEEYEMEKKALLDRGIPLRHIVKLKERQWAYYDEIAAAAKIPSFRPVIKKIYDHSNEMRENDFTTYKNYQYRIIDDENFVACYCKPC
- the LOC726437 gene encoding tctex1 domain-containing protein 2 isoform X1, whose translation is MENIQSKSSVASEETVQESHYGPEEEKVEKKLVNVEILDDAPAPVYQIRPHLHEKFKPMSAKEVIHTVLFDQLSEKTYNAQDAIQWTKDIADIIREKIKELNFNRYKYIVNVVLGQQYGAGVKMGTRCIWDAEADTYAYDSFLNVRVIINFHFLNDCTITIFG
- the LOC408561 gene encoding proteoglycan 4 isoform X2 — translated: MSAAVRERTTTHTSRKIVSHGGPISGQSQSTTTANSLENNLDALLEDLQTSVSRSTTPSRGGRALSPQVEYRVAANPTKIVSEGRPISPTRTMTTTTEKYVSTGPSGAPSGIPGLDFIDSELQNVQPGQSKTIAYKQVSYQYNKTLDGKPIDSWTVDNALTNSSAAMIDDIRERTYEESTMQRGIEPVGKSVNRELVYNDSSTSRSKQTSPLPAAQRDVKYIHAESSSSYQTEPVQQQNTVTTTVHTSSAAQEYGNVEYIPVPSPTPAVPINLAPGPNTKVTTTIKTYTYELPGPPETYLPGGNVPGTVVLPGDQTITYTIPKGTTSDKTIKTYQTVTENVPSKGPARYGSPPPPVTDVAKKSTTIHQESKFYREEHHHGGRPSHPTAYHHHHHPGSPPPVENKTTIARNEKYYHVDGMAYPNGDNHPGTTVIYQNQPANVCETHTTVNRIEEHYPSRPPSTGRHPTPDKPGTPVNYYTPPPQSSAQPQSTAIYKLSNTTTTIPPNKNPEDHEVLLPKPFPVEDVRAKPVNNVQTPPKKLEDLMASFSDTEREVLEDIEKREKEQQRDSPAVKKEVDFVPHTPPKVKSKNVAGPPVYYPPGAAEFTKKEEYSAAMSQAGGGWAKAKGKYEYEASSKSKTKSSSGKAVVPVCLPLCCALPCVIM
- the LOC726437 gene encoding tctex1 domain-containing protein 2 isoform X2, whose protein sequence is MENIQSKSSVASEETVQESHYGPEEEKVEKKLVNVEILDDAPAPVYQIRPHLHEKFKPMSAKEVIHTVLFDQLSEKTYNAQDAIQWTKDIADIIREKIKELNFNRYKYIVNVVLGQQYGAGVKMGTRCIWDAEADTYAYDSFLNDTIFCVATVYAVYYY
- the LOC408561 gene encoding proteoglycan 4 isoform X1, whose product is MYASKLTRSTNRAPDLEHPGAHARKLILRRDAHSRVKRKVDRVSIGRALHGVTCDAFLIRRSIFSTREIFSTKKDNVTTNNRKVKLPVLYYRISDYPFSRDALLEDLQTSVSRSTTPSRGGRALSPQVEYRVAANPTKIVSEGRPISPTRTMTTTTEKYVSTGPSGAPSGIPGLDFIDSELQNVQPGQSKTIAYKQVSYQYNKTLDGKPIDSWTVDNALTNSSAAMIDDIRERTYEESTMQRGIEPVGKSVNRELVYNDSSTSRSKQTSPLPAAQRDVKYIHAESSSSYQTEPVQQQNTVTTTVHTSSAAQEYGNVEYIPVPSPTPAVPINLAPGPNTKVTTTIKTYTYELPGPPETYLPGGNVPGTVVLPGDQTITYTIPKGTTSDKTIKTYQTVTENVPSKGPARYGSPPPPVTDVAKKSTTIHQESKFYREEHHHGGRPSHPTAYHHHHHPGSPPPVENKTTIARNEKYYHVDGMAYPNGDNHPGTTVIYQNQPANVCETHTTVNRIEEHYPSRPPSTGRHPTPDKPGTPVNYYTPPPQSSAQPQSTAIYKLSNTTTTIPPNKNPEDHEVLLPKPFPVEDVRAKPVNNVQTPPKKLEDLMASFSDTEREVLEDIEKREKEQQRDSPAVKKEVDFVPHTPPKVKSKNVAGPPVYYPPGAAEFTKKEEYSAAMSQAGGGWAKAKGKYEYEASSKSKTKSSSGKAVVPVCLPLCCALPCVIM